The segment ctgattcctttgttcccccagaccttttccctatataaacccctagcTTTTGAGCCtagtggtcggctccactatctcctgtgtgagataggtgtggtgccagcTTGGAGCGCCCCAAAattaaaactacctcttgtaattacatcaagacggtctctcgtgattccttgggtgcatgtcctcccgagatttgagagGGGGTCTccctcaggggtctttcactaacagggtggcctctaactcagagatctaccttctgagtgctgggactaaaggtatgtgccactatggcTTACCCACTGATTTTAGATATGTCTTTATTCTCTATTAAATTTCAACATATAATTCAATGTGGTTGGGGTTTTCTATTTTGCTCTATTTATGCATGTACCAGTGTTAcactagtctgtctgtctgtctgtctgtctgtctgtcgtctctctctctctctctctctctctctctctcttggtttttcaagacagggtttctctgtgtaggctgtcctggaattcactctgtagaccaggttggtgcctgcctctgcctcccaagtgttgggattaaagacgtgtaccaccactgcccagctcaattttattttattagattttaataTCTGAGAGGATAAACCCTTATCTCATTGTCTCATTGATATTTCCCCAAATATACTTTATAATCAACTTGTTAGACTCTCACTGTGTATATTTTCTAAGTATattgtatttaaattattttgcttgttttattttttgagacaaagtcttgatACATAGCcaaggctgaacttgaacttacACCTTCCAATCTTAGCCTCATTTCTGAAGGGTCAAATTACTTGAATTCCAACTACTTAGTAACTAGCTGTATGGCATTGTGCATTGCttcatcctcctctctccctcccttttgtgtgtgtacacttgagtgtgtgtgcatgtgtgtatgtacatgtgtgagtgtgtccccAGAGGCTGATACCAGGTATTTTCCTCTTTTGCCCTTGTTCTCTGttcattctgttgctgttataTGGTGCTcagaccaaaagcagcttagagGGGGTAAtagatttatttcagctcatatGCTTGCTACAGTCCGTCATTGAGGTGAGttagggcaggagctcaagcaagACCTTGAAGGAGAAAccttggaggaatgctgcttgctgcctCAATGGGCTAAGCTGAGTTTCTTTTGCAACCCTGGACCAGCTGCCTTGAATTGTGGCTGCCTTGAATTGTGTCACaaagtgggctgggccctcctatatcaattaataatcaagacaatcccttctagacatgcccacaggtaaGATGACCTGGGCAATCTCTCAACCAAAACTGTCTTCTCTTAGGATTAGACTGTGCCAAGATGATGGTCAAAGCtaattattttctgagacagaatctctcattgaacttggagaatttgggttttgttttgttttgagagacaaGAGCTCTATCTCCTGAGTGGGATCATGTGCCATCATGAGTGCCATCGTGCCAGCTTGGAGATCATCAttttggttagactggctggccagcaagctgtgaaaatatgcctgtctctgcctccccaactcaagttacaggtgtgtgcttccatgctcagctttttttGTGGATTCAAGAGATATGAAtgagctcaggttctcatgcttgtactGAAAGACCCTCGTGGgaagacccccactcaaatctcgggaagacgtgcacccaaggaaacacgagagaccgtcttgatggaaacacaagaggcagtttaatttcggagcTCCGGGTCGACATGTATCTCACGCAGGAAATagaggggtttatataggaaaaagatCTAGGGGAACAGGGGAATGGGCGTAGCTATatatgattggctagttcaaatatcagtTATAGTTACGTGCAGATCAGAGCgggaattcctaaggttggtgctaatctgagtcaacagagcatctggttgacctcaaaccatatttaagaggactagatggcccattactcagttggattatttgcccagacatgtccttgcatgttttttcttatttttatggcttatctcttcttggcctgctagttcctgggatgtctaacagcttgcttgcttttgttcaggcctatttggaattttcttattagccagcacaggcctcaaacttaattttcctttcagtacaacaagcactttacctactgaaccatctctccagccttctgtggttttggagacaggtccTCACTCTGTactcaggttggccttaaatttaATTGTTTAATCTTGCAGCCCTTGCTTCTGTATATTGGGGTTACAAGGATGAGCCACTCAGCTTctctttttctcacttttttattttaaaatgttggcaGTACTGGGGATCAACCTAGGGCAGCAAGCATGTTAAACAAATATACCCTATGGAGTACTTGGTATACTTTCATCTGTCCTACtcttttttggcttttccagAAGCAGTCTTACCATGTAGTCTCTATGATGGCCTGAAaattgtaatcctcctgcctcacctatTCTCACTTTTTACATTGAGCAATGATGACAATTACATACCTCTCCTAGGGCCTTTTCTATATATTTCATGAGTGGAGTAAGTGAATTGCTTAAGACAAAAGATAGAACCAGGCCGGGgcgtagtggcgcacacctttgatcccagcacttgggaggcagaggcaggcagatttctgagttccagggaaaccctatctcaaaaaacaaacaaacaaacaaacaaaaacaaaaaacaaacaaaaaaaaagaagatagaccCAGGCACATAAAAAGCACTTCCATCTTGCTGCTATTATGGGTGGAATGATTATTCTATTAGCTTTGTCATCGCTGTGACCAAGTACTCAAAACTATTTCATGGAGGGATGATACATTCTGACTCACAGTTTTAGAAGGGTTGGCCATGGTTGCTTGGCCTCATACGCTTGCACAGAACATCAGGGTTGGTAAGGATATATGGCAGAGGAGCTTCCTCACTTCATGGCATAGGAGAAAGAGACAAGAAGGGGCCAGGTGAGGCCTGTTTCCACCAGCGAACCTGAATGCAACAGTAAAGTTCTACCTCTTAAAGTTTCTAAAATTTCCCAAATTGTGCTACCATCTAGGAACCAAGTGTTTAGGACATGAAACTCCAGGACATTTTGATTTCAAACTGTAACTGCTATAGGAAGGGAAGGTTGGAGGAATTAATAGAATagattgttttataaaatttaaagttattaatCCTCTTGCAACTTTTTCTCTTTAGGTGTGAAATGTTTCTCTTATTCTACAAGTATGGTCAGCCTTGCATTCTTACCATACCTTCTCTCACAAAGTACTGTGATGTTTGGAAGTCTGCCTTTGCAAGTCTTATTTTATGGCGTCATGGGAAGCTTCACAGTGGTCACTCCCACGCTGCTTCACTTTCTTACAAAAGGCTATGTCATCCGGTTGTACCACGAAGCCACAACGGACACTTACAGAGCCATTACTTACAATGTTGTGCTTTCGGAAACCAGCACAGTGTTTCACCAAGATGACGTGACAGTTCCAGAGAGTGCACATGTATTCACCACCTTTTATGCTAAAACAAAATCACTATTAGTTAATCCAGCTCTTTTTTTAAACCCTGAAGACTATAACCATCTAATGGGTTATGACAAACCATTCACTTTTGATATGGAAGAAGTCAATGAAAAGAAACTGCATGAGGGTGAA is part of the Mastomys coucha isolate ucsf_1 unplaced genomic scaffold, UCSF_Mcou_1 pScaffold14, whole genome shotgun sequence genome and harbors:
- the Tmem70 gene encoding transmembrane protein 70, mitochondrial, whose protein sequence is MLLALSGRWAAGLWPGQTRTTWCVAAALRGSGIAWRAASRAKPAPLRSGGLLPLAEPYGPPGRAQIPVCWGQCVRCLHTQVDKPEDGRLIYTGNLARTIFGVKCFSYSTSMVSLAFLPYLLSQSTVMFGSLPLQVLFYGVMGSFTVVTPTLLHFLTKGYVIRLYHEATTDTYRAITYNVVLSETSTVFHQDDVTVPESAHVFTTFYAKTKSLLVNPALFLNPEDYNHLMGYDKPFTFDMEEVNEKKLHEGEK